The following proteins are encoded in a genomic region of Asterias amurensis chromosome 5, ASM3211899v1:
- the LOC139937165 gene encoding juxtaposed with another zinc finger protein 1-like, with amino-acid sequence MAVFFTNTCKFSGCTLTFSSLGQLIEHIEDTHIDSDPHFVEEQEGQQPSAVALSYVIKFVTDAAKHVHHDTTPVVKKRPKPSAPSVATIRSITPSTGSEYDEFDELGSESDSDNSWTTQEEYTSDVILRTMNPQIGDDKPYLCPVPGCKKRYKNVNGIKYHAKNGHRKENKVKKSYKCRCGKSYKSAQGLRQHVNIQHPPTTLTPSASPKPQQTAVTTATPILSANQLGLALQSANLIEQPKKIVVNTTGSGTVEPGTPLTPLTPTTPSSGFTLLTLPSHLDAAIMAAHTKLEGTVVSVQQIQPDGSAVAIMQ; translated from the exons ATGGCCGTTTTCTTCACGAATACATGCAAGTTCAGCGGTTGTACTCTCACATTCTCATCCCTAGGCCAACTCATCGAGCACATTGAAGACACACATATAG ATTCTGATCCCCATTTTGTTGAAGAACAAGAAGGACAACAACCCTCAGCTGTGGCCTTGAGCTACGTCATCAA GTTTGTGACCGATGCTGCAAAGCACGTCCACCATGACACAACACCAGTGGTTAAGAAACGACCCAAACCCAGCGCGCCCAGTGTGGCTACTATCAGAAGTATAACACCGAGTACAG ggagtGAATATGATGAATTTGACGAGTTAGGCTCGGAGTCCGACAGCGACAATTCATGGACGACGCAAGAGGAGTACACTTCTGATGTCATCCTCCGGACGATGAATCCTCAGATCGGAGACGACAAACCCTACCTTTGCCCCGTCCCGGGTTGTAAAAAGCGCTACAAGAATGTCAATGGAATCAAGTACCATGCGAAAAACGGTCACCGCAAGGAGAACAAG GTGAAGAAGAGTTACAAATGCCGATGCGGGAAGAGCTATAAGTCTGCGCAGGGTCTCCGCCAACACGTCAACATTCAGCATCCACCAACGACGCTCACCCCCAGCGCCTCCCCCAAGCCGCAGCAGACCGCGGTGACGACCGCCACGCCCATCCTCTCGGCGAATCAACTGGGACTGGCACTACAGAGTGCCAATCTCATCGAGCAGCCTAAGAAGATTGTGGTCAATACGACGGGGAGTGGAACGGTGGAGCCTGGCACCCCACTGACCCCCCTCACCCCGACGACACCTTCATCGGGGTTCACACTCTTGACATTACCCTCCCATCTGGATGCCGCCATAATGGCTGCGCACACAAAACTTGAAGGGACAGTGGTGTCGGTTCAGCAGATTCAGCCGGACGGAAGTGCTGTAGCGATCATGCAGTGA
- the LOC139937625 gene encoding ATP synthase lipid-binding protein, mitochondrial-like — protein MYCVKLCTPAAQALLARSSRALVRPLGSITSQDKSTSTPRRTLATYSGLAGLNTTITATKTANVTALVNQVLNRGIQTSAVQKDVEAAAKFIGAGAATVGMAGSGAGIGTVFGSFIIGYARNPSLKQQLFTYAILGFALSEAMGLFCLMVAFLILFAL, from the exons ATGTATTGTGTAAAACTGTGCACCCCTGCCGCTCAGGCATTG TTGGCCAGAAGTTCAAGAGCTCTGGTCAGGCCTCTAGGATCGATCACCAGTCAAGATAAGTCAACCAG TACACCAAGGCGTACCTTGGCAACATATAGCGGTCTAGCTGGACTTAACACCACTATCACTGCTACAAAGACAGCAAATGTAACGGCGCTAGTTAATCAG GTCCTAAACCGTGGTATCCAAACCTCTGCCGTGCAAAAGGATGTTGAAGCCGCCGCCAAGTTCATCGGCGCCGGTGCCGCCACCGTGGGTATGGCCGGCTCCGGAGCTGGTATCGGAACGGTGTTCGGCAGCTTCATCATCGGTTACGCCCGAAACCCCTCATTGAAGCAACAGCTCTTCACCTATGCCATTCTGGGATTTGCGTTATCCGAAGCTATGGGGCTCTTTTGTCTTATGGTAGCTTTCTTGATTCTGTTTGCTCTGTAG
- the LOC139937258 gene encoding uncharacterized protein isoform X3 — MSSDGDCSTMGLGVYILVTTAVNLFALIVLIAVVVVALWKIYRQQSSIITWILDVDKEAGNGRFNLVHRGSPRVSRDAYAPVRSDSPGTVHEELPVPQSPPNPEARGQDRSSGGQQGETKEDDSVKSKGAVGGLIQRVKPTLARKNKRSLSLPRGKPKLAHATATSKPQFDMTRITYELQKTEPFQRTSGECDDAPGPEDTGTTPSNRTLERHRDRAGDGNEYASTVIVKKPDCLPPARDNTTKGCLPPARDNTTKGDPFYFQLNCNAQEGDVDTGADTRAVRGRRSMSDASFAQSAVSRFPLKMIFDKSGKSNKQSQTKKTKSDDQPLPMLESTHDNEYERINREASLVKRPRQAAVTTAESDGKYSKLKRNGTKDNGAVPAEGYDRISAGASPTSPDKKDGSNSRFSMIN; from the exons ATGTCATCAGATGG TGATTGTTCTACTATGG GTCTAGGTGTGTATATCTTGGTGACGACTGCTGTGAACTTATTCGCTTTGATTGTTTTGATCGCGGTGGTTGTTGTTGCATTGTGGAAGATCTACCGTCAACAAAGTTCTATAATTACTTG GATTCTCGATGTAGACAAAGAGGCAGGCAATGGAAGATTCAACCTCGTACACAGAG GTTCCCCGAGGGTGTCTAGAGACGCATACGCACCGGTACGTTCAGACTCACCGGGGACCGTCCATGAAGAGCTACCAGTCCCTCAGTCTCCTCCCAACCCCGAAGCCCGGGGCCAAGACAGGTCCAGTGGCGGTCAGCAGGGCGAGACCAAAGAGGACGACTCGGTAAAGTCTAAAGGCGCAGTGGGCGGACTCATCCAAAGAGTCAAGCCGACCTTGGCTCGTAAGAACAAGCGCTCCCTGAGTCTTCCAAGAGGTAAACCCAAGCTGGCACATGCCACCGCCACTAGCAAGCCTCAATTCGATATGACGAGGATCACATACGAGCTACAGAAAACGGAGCCGTTTCAGAGGACGAGCGGCGAGTGCGACGACGCCCCCGGACCGGAAGATACAGGCACTACTCCCTCCAACAGAACTCTCGAGAGACACCGGGATCGAGCTGGAGATGGGAACGAGTACGCTTCGACTGTGATCGTCAAAAAGCCAGATTGCCTTCCCCCGGCACGTGATAATACAACCAAGGGTTGCCTTCCCCCGGCACGTGATAATACAACCAAGGGAGACCCTTTCTACTTCCAGCTGAACTGCAACGCTCAGGAGGGTGACGTCGACACGGGAGCAGACACCCGAGCGGTTCGGGGTCGACGAAGCATGAGCGACGCCTCGTTCGCACAGAGTGCTGTCAGCCGATTTCCCCTGAAGATGATCTTCGACAAATCGGGTAAGTCTAACAAACAAAGTCAGACCAAGAAGACCAAATCGGacgatcaacctctccctatgtTGGAGTCGACACATGACAATGAATACGAGCGCATCAACCGGGAGGCTTCGCTGGTTAAGAGACCGCGTCAAGCGGCAGTAACTACGGCAGAGTCTGACGGTAAATACTCAAAGCTAAAGCGCAATGGGACCAAGGATAACGGAGCTGTCCCTGCCGAAGGATACGACCGAATTTCCGCCGGGGCTTCACCGACATCACCGGATAAGAAAGACGGAAGCAACTCACGTTTCTCGATGATAAACTAA
- the LOC139937258 gene encoding uncharacterized protein isoform X2 yields MSSDGDCSTMGCLGVYILVTTAVNLFALIVLIAVVVVALWKIYRQQSSIITWILDVDKEAGNGRFNLVHRGSPRVSRDAYAPVRSDSPGTVHEELPVPQSPPNPEARGQDRSSGGQQGETKEDDSVKSKGAVGGLIQRVKPTLARKNKRSLSLPRGKPKLAHATATSKPQFDMTRITYELQKTEPFQRTSGECDDAPGPEDTGTTPSNRTLERHRDRAGDGNEYASTVIVKKPDCLPPARDNTTKGCLPPARDNTTKGDPFYFQLNCNAQEGDVDTGADTRAVRGRRSMSDASFAQSAVSRFPLKMIFDKSGKSNKQSQTKKTKSDDQPLPMLESTHDNEYERINREASLVKRPRQAAVTTAESDGKYSKLKRNGTKDNGAVPAEGYDRISAGASPTSPDKKDGSNSRFSMIN; encoded by the exons ATGTCATCAGATGG TGATTGTTCTACTATGG GTTGTCTAGGTGTGTATATCTTGGTGACGACTGCTGTGAACTTATTCGCTTTGATTGTTTTGATCGCGGTGGTTGTTGTTGCATTGTGGAAGATCTACCGTCAACAAAGTTCTATAATTACTTG GATTCTCGATGTAGACAAAGAGGCAGGCAATGGAAGATTCAACCTCGTACACAGAG GTTCCCCGAGGGTGTCTAGAGACGCATACGCACCGGTACGTTCAGACTCACCGGGGACCGTCCATGAAGAGCTACCAGTCCCTCAGTCTCCTCCCAACCCCGAAGCCCGGGGCCAAGACAGGTCCAGTGGCGGTCAGCAGGGCGAGACCAAAGAGGACGACTCGGTAAAGTCTAAAGGCGCAGTGGGCGGACTCATCCAAAGAGTCAAGCCGACCTTGGCTCGTAAGAACAAGCGCTCCCTGAGTCTTCCAAGAGGTAAACCCAAGCTGGCACATGCCACCGCCACTAGCAAGCCTCAATTCGATATGACGAGGATCACATACGAGCTACAGAAAACGGAGCCGTTTCAGAGGACGAGCGGCGAGTGCGACGACGCCCCCGGACCGGAAGATACAGGCACTACTCCCTCCAACAGAACTCTCGAGAGACACCGGGATCGAGCTGGAGATGGGAACGAGTACGCTTCGACTGTGATCGTCAAAAAGCCAGATTGCCTTCCCCCGGCACGTGATAATACAACCAAGGGTTGCCTTCCCCCGGCACGTGATAATACAACCAAGGGAGACCCTTTCTACTTCCAGCTGAACTGCAACGCTCAGGAGGGTGACGTCGACACGGGAGCAGACACCCGAGCGGTTCGGGGTCGACGAAGCATGAGCGACGCCTCGTTCGCACAGAGTGCTGTCAGCCGATTTCCCCTGAAGATGATCTTCGACAAATCGGGTAAGTCTAACAAACAAAGTCAGACCAAGAAGACCAAATCGGacgatcaacctctccctatgtTGGAGTCGACACATGACAATGAATACGAGCGCATCAACCGGGAGGCTTCGCTGGTTAAGAGACCGCGTCAAGCGGCAGTAACTACGGCAGAGTCTGACGGTAAATACTCAAAGCTAAAGCGCAATGGGACCAAGGATAACGGAGCTGTCCCTGCCGAAGGATACGACCGAATTTCCGCCGGGGCTTCACCGACATCACCGGATAAGAAAGACGGAAGCAACTCACGTTTCTCGATGATAAACTAA
- the LOC139937258 gene encoding uncharacterized protein isoform X1 — MFVVSFICSDCSTMGCLGVYILVTTAVNLFALIVLIAVVVVALWKIYRQQSSIITWILDVDKEAGNGRFNLVHRGSPRVSRDAYAPVRSDSPGTVHEELPVPQSPPNPEARGQDRSSGGQQGETKEDDSVKSKGAVGGLIQRVKPTLARKNKRSLSLPRGKPKLAHATATSKPQFDMTRITYELQKTEPFQRTSGECDDAPGPEDTGTTPSNRTLERHRDRAGDGNEYASTVIVKKPDCLPPARDNTTKGCLPPARDNTTKGDPFYFQLNCNAQEGDVDTGADTRAVRGRRSMSDASFAQSAVSRFPLKMIFDKSGKSNKQSQTKKTKSDDQPLPMLESTHDNEYERINREASLVKRPRQAAVTTAESDGKYSKLKRNGTKDNGAVPAEGYDRISAGASPTSPDKKDGSNSRFSMIN; from the exons atgtttgttgtttcttttatttgcaGTGATTGTTCTACTATGG GTTGTCTAGGTGTGTATATCTTGGTGACGACTGCTGTGAACTTATTCGCTTTGATTGTTTTGATCGCGGTGGTTGTTGTTGCATTGTGGAAGATCTACCGTCAACAAAGTTCTATAATTACTTG GATTCTCGATGTAGACAAAGAGGCAGGCAATGGAAGATTCAACCTCGTACACAGAG GTTCCCCGAGGGTGTCTAGAGACGCATACGCACCGGTACGTTCAGACTCACCGGGGACCGTCCATGAAGAGCTACCAGTCCCTCAGTCTCCTCCCAACCCCGAAGCCCGGGGCCAAGACAGGTCCAGTGGCGGTCAGCAGGGCGAGACCAAAGAGGACGACTCGGTAAAGTCTAAAGGCGCAGTGGGCGGACTCATCCAAAGAGTCAAGCCGACCTTGGCTCGTAAGAACAAGCGCTCCCTGAGTCTTCCAAGAGGTAAACCCAAGCTGGCACATGCCACCGCCACTAGCAAGCCTCAATTCGATATGACGAGGATCACATACGAGCTACAGAAAACGGAGCCGTTTCAGAGGACGAGCGGCGAGTGCGACGACGCCCCCGGACCGGAAGATACAGGCACTACTCCCTCCAACAGAACTCTCGAGAGACACCGGGATCGAGCTGGAGATGGGAACGAGTACGCTTCGACTGTGATCGTCAAAAAGCCAGATTGCCTTCCCCCGGCACGTGATAATACAACCAAGGGTTGCCTTCCCCCGGCACGTGATAATACAACCAAGGGAGACCCTTTCTACTTCCAGCTGAACTGCAACGCTCAGGAGGGTGACGTCGACACGGGAGCAGACACCCGAGCGGTTCGGGGTCGACGAAGCATGAGCGACGCCTCGTTCGCACAGAGTGCTGTCAGCCGATTTCCCCTGAAGATGATCTTCGACAAATCGGGTAAGTCTAACAAACAAAGTCAGACCAAGAAGACCAAATCGGacgatcaacctctccctatgtTGGAGTCGACACATGACAATGAATACGAGCGCATCAACCGGGAGGCTTCGCTGGTTAAGAGACCGCGTCAAGCGGCAGTAACTACGGCAGAGTCTGACGGTAAATACTCAAAGCTAAAGCGCAATGGGACCAAGGATAACGGAGCTGTCCCTGCCGAAGGATACGACCGAATTTCCGCCGGGGCTTCACCGACATCACCGGATAAGAAAGACGGAAGCAACTCACGTTTCTCGATGATAAACTAA